In Micromonospora purpureochromogenes, a single window of DNA contains:
- a CDS encoding YceD family protein — MPKHSPSTLNPRSPLVLDTRDLPRRPGALRTVKRVAPAPADLGVELIGVPEGADLDLDLRLESVSEGVLVSGTISGPVRGECGRCLREINDSVVVNIQELYAYENSTTDDTTDEDEVGRMQGDLIDLEPALRDAVVLTLPTNPLCREDCPGLCPECGVHWDDLPVDHSHQQIDPRWAGLSQLNRTEE; from the coding sequence ATGCCCAAACACTCGCCATCGACACTCAATCCCAGGTCGCCGCTGGTCCTCGACACGAGGGACCTGCCGCGTCGGCCTGGTGCGTTGCGTACGGTCAAGCGGGTCGCCCCGGCACCGGCGGACCTCGGCGTGGAGTTGATCGGCGTGCCGGAGGGCGCGGACCTCGACCTCGACCTGAGGTTGGAGTCGGTGTCCGAGGGCGTGCTCGTCTCCGGGACCATCAGCGGTCCCGTCCGGGGCGAGTGCGGCCGGTGCCTGCGCGAGATCAACGACTCGGTGGTCGTGAACATCCAGGAGCTGTACGCGTACGAGAACAGCACCACGGACGACACGACCGACGAGGACGAGGTGGGCCGGATGCAGGGCGATCTGATCGACCTGGAGCCGGCGCTGCGGGACGCGGTGGTGCTGACGCTGCCGACCAACCCGCTCTGCCGGGAGGACTGCCCAGGACTGTGCCCCGAGTGCGGGGTGCACTGGGACGATCTGCCGGTCGACCACAGCCACCAGCAGATCGACCCGCGTTGGGCGGGCCTGTCGCAACTGAACCGTACAGAGGAGTAG
- a CDS encoding SPFH domain-containing protein, with product MDPLDRIDELIAMVEQARSVPMSRNNCMVDRGEMIAALDELRVELPADLRRAAALLEERDKIMEAGKREADRIISEGEAEHARLVSVNEITVSAEHEGARIIAEARAEAQRLRDEVDDYVDTALANFEQFLTRALASIERGRDKMHALREIGTFGGDEAERPLPF from the coding sequence GTGGACCCGCTCGATCGCATCGACGAACTGATCGCCATGGTGGAGCAGGCCCGCTCCGTCCCGATGTCGCGGAACAACTGCATGGTCGACCGGGGCGAGATGATCGCGGCCCTGGACGAGCTGCGCGTCGAACTCCCCGCCGACCTGCGCCGGGCCGCCGCTCTCCTCGAGGAGCGGGACAAGATCATGGAGGCCGGCAAGCGGGAGGCCGACCGGATCATCAGCGAGGGTGAGGCGGAACACGCCCGCCTGGTGTCGGTGAACGAGATCACTGTCTCGGCGGAGCACGAGGGGGCCCGGATCATCGCGGAGGCCCGGGCCGAGGCGCAGCGGCTGCGCGACGAGGTCGACGACTACGTCGACACGGCACTGGCCAACTTCGAGCAGTTCCTGACCCGGGCGCTGGCCTCGATAGAGCGCGGCCGGGACAAGATGCACGCGCTGCGCGAGATCGGCACCTTCGGTGGGGACGAGGCCGAACGCCCGCTACCCTTCTGA
- the coaD gene encoding pantetheine-phosphate adenylyltransferase, protein MRRAVCPGSFDPVTNGHLDIIGRASRLFDEVIVGVLVNQAKSGLFTVEERIDMLREVTSSYENVRVESFRGLLVDFCRAQEASVLIKGLRAVSDFDYELQMAQMNIGLAGVETLFMPTNPLYSFLSSSLVKDVAKWGGDISAHVPDLVRHELVARLGPEHRG, encoded by the coding sequence ATGAGACGTGCGGTGTGTCCCGGCTCGTTCGACCCGGTCACCAACGGACACCTCGACATCATCGGACGGGCCAGCCGGCTCTTCGACGAGGTGATCGTCGGCGTGCTGGTGAACCAGGCGAAGAGTGGCCTGTTCACCGTCGAGGAGCGGATCGACATGCTCCGCGAGGTGACCTCCTCGTACGAGAACGTCCGGGTCGAGTCCTTCCGTGGTCTGCTGGTCGACTTCTGCCGGGCGCAGGAGGCCAGCGTGTTGATCAAGGGCCTGCGGGCGGTCAGCGACTTCGACTACGAGTTGCAGATGGCGCAGATGAACATCGGCCTGGCCGGGGTCGAGACGCTGTTCATGCCGACCAACCCGCTCTACTCCTTCCTCTCCTCCAGTCTGGTCAAGGACGTGGCGAAGTGGGGTGGCGACATCTCCGCGCACGTGCCGGACCTGGTGCGCCACGAGCTGGTCGCCCGGCTCGGCCCGGAGCACCGGGGCTGA
- the rsmD gene encoding 16S rRNA (guanine(966)-N(2))-methyltransferase RsmD — MTRIVAGTLGGRRIAAPPGAGTRPTSDRVREALFSAVQTEIDLVGARFADLYAGSGAVGLEALSRGAEHVLLVESDSRAARVIRENVAALRAAPAARLVTGKVAGVLAAGPGGEPYDVVFADPPYAVPDADLTAMLAALVEHDWLAPGALVVVERSSRTGPVEWVEGVTAERSRRYGETTLWYGRRS, encoded by the coding sequence GTGACCCGGATCGTCGCCGGCACGCTCGGCGGCCGGCGGATCGCCGCGCCGCCCGGCGCCGGCACCCGACCCACCTCCGACCGGGTTCGCGAGGCGTTGTTCAGCGCGGTGCAGACCGAGATCGACCTGGTCGGCGCCCGCTTCGCCGACCTGTACGCCGGCTCCGGCGCGGTCGGGCTGGAGGCGCTCTCCCGGGGCGCCGAGCACGTGCTGCTGGTCGAGTCCGACTCGCGCGCCGCGCGCGTGATCAGGGAGAACGTGGCCGCGCTCCGGGCCGCCCCGGCCGCTCGGCTGGTCACCGGCAAGGTGGCCGGCGTGCTCGCGGCCGGTCCGGGCGGCGAGCCCTACGACGTGGTCTTCGCCGACCCGCCGTACGCGGTGCCCGACGCCGACCTCACCGCCATGCTGGCCGCCCTGGTGGAACACGACTGGCTGGCCCCCGGAGCCCTGGTGGTGGTGGAGCGCTCCAGCCGCACCGGCCCGGTCGAGTGGGTGGAGGGCGTCACCGCGGAGCGCAGTCGCCGTTACGGCGAGACGACCCTTTGGTACGGTCGCCGATCATGA
- a CDS encoding cell wall anchor protein yields the protein MIRPQPSLRRPLAVAAAALAGLATAFAFTAPASATNTSPSPSASPTVTASPSTPTQPAPNCVKAVDAKYTHTFDGPKGEASITLTNGPLCAGEQQELALVSYVTPSARFAVPQYVLDKSIKKFVGVADGELGLATLDFRVEVPNCYTQVDFLFGSTVIDPLTDTSDRYGDRKVGSSAGIGARSTGPKGWYNGGSGSCSAAPEVIAGSDCEGSVELTLVNRTGNAAATFTITGSGGFTETVTVPMRKIETRKLNPGQAQEITVTAAGMKDFTGGWQKPEDCQQPEVGAPDADYESTCDAMTFRISNPEDGATVTSTFTSSKGEARTLTVEPGRTGSVSFPASKGLTVTVTGDLDSGGPLAWEQPKDCAEGGAGGGTPGEGLPVTGAAAGGIAAGALALLAAGAALFVVARRRRIRFTA from the coding sequence GTGATCCGTCCCCAGCCGTCGCTCCGGCGACCGCTCGCCGTGGCCGCCGCCGCGCTGGCCGGCCTCGCCACGGCCTTCGCCTTCACGGCGCCGGCGAGCGCCACCAACACGTCACCCTCGCCGTCGGCCTCCCCGACCGTGACGGCCTCGCCGAGCACGCCGACGCAGCCGGCGCCGAACTGCGTCAAGGCCGTCGACGCGAAGTACACGCACACCTTCGACGGCCCGAAGGGCGAGGCCTCGATCACCCTCACCAACGGCCCGCTCTGTGCGGGCGAGCAGCAGGAGCTGGCCCTGGTGTCGTACGTGACGCCGTCGGCCAGGTTCGCCGTGCCGCAGTACGTGCTCGACAAGTCGATCAAGAAGTTCGTCGGCGTGGCCGACGGCGAGCTGGGTCTGGCCACCCTGGACTTCCGGGTCGAGGTGCCGAACTGCTACACCCAGGTCGACTTCCTCTTCGGCAGCACCGTGATCGACCCGCTGACCGACACCAGCGACCGGTACGGCGACCGCAAGGTCGGCAGCTCCGCCGGCATCGGCGCCCGGTCCACCGGCCCGAAGGGCTGGTACAACGGCGGCTCGGGCAGCTGCTCGGCAGCCCCCGAGGTGATCGCCGGGTCCGACTGCGAGGGCAGCGTCGAGCTGACCCTGGTCAACCGGACCGGCAACGCTGCGGCGACCTTCACCATCACCGGCAGCGGCGGCTTCACCGAGACCGTCACCGTACCCATGCGCAAGATCGAGACCCGGAAGCTCAACCCCGGGCAGGCGCAGGAGATCACCGTGACGGCCGCGGGCATGAAGGACTTCACCGGCGGCTGGCAGAAGCCCGAGGACTGCCAGCAGCCCGAGGTGGGCGCGCCGGACGCCGACTACGAGTCGACCTGCGACGCGATGACCTTCCGGATCAGCAACCCGGAGGACGGCGCGACCGTCACCTCGACCTTCACCTCGAGCAAGGGCGAGGCCAGGACGCTGACCGTCGAGCCGGGCCGTACCGGCTCCGTCAGCTTCCCGGCCAGCAAGGGCCTCACCGTCACGGTCACCGGCGACCTGGACTCCGGCGGGCCGCTGGCCTGGGAGCAGCCGAAGGACTGCGCCGAGGGCGGCGCGGGCGGCGGCACGCCCGGTGAGGGCCTGCCGGTGACCGGCGCGGCGGCCGGCGGCATTGCCGCGGGCGCGCTCGCCCTGCTGGCGGCCGGTGCGGCGCTCTTCGTCGTGGCCCGACGCCGACGGATCCGCTTCACCGCCTGA
- a CDS encoding cell wall anchor protein, with translation MNRLKFRRVAAIAAGTLIGLAGVATVAGPAMAHHPEPSGTYCAAPDGKIIVSWTVGNSETDIEGTITKLESTVPGGFTGALALNAVLPKKGDGPLTGTQAHTFTGALPELKLTVEARWERGDRIITEERTVSAQPAGDCATTESPSPSAPTTPEPTKSPEPTKSPEVTPSPSSTSPTATPSSTATTPSEPEEPVFRLEETCDEMTFIVENPAKGIPFTATFTTEKGVTKKLESTPGKTSSVSFDAYQGLKVTVSYDVVEGSETIEYTQPKKCDEGEGGGLPVTGAATGGIAAGAVVLLAAGAILFVVARRRRVRFTA, from the coding sequence GTGAACCGCCTGAAGTTCCGGCGCGTCGCGGCGATCGCCGCCGGCACGCTGATCGGCCTCGCCGGCGTCGCCACGGTCGCCGGCCCCGCAATGGCCCACCACCCCGAGCCCTCGGGCACCTACTGCGCCGCGCCGGACGGCAAGATCATCGTCAGCTGGACCGTCGGCAACAGCGAGACCGACATCGAGGGCACCATCACCAAGCTCGAGTCGACCGTGCCGGGTGGCTTCACCGGCGCGCTGGCGCTGAACGCGGTGCTGCCCAAGAAGGGTGACGGCCCGCTGACCGGCACCCAGGCCCACACCTTCACCGGGGCGCTGCCGGAGCTCAAGCTGACCGTCGAGGCCCGGTGGGAGCGGGGCGACCGGATCATCACCGAGGAGCGCACCGTCTCCGCGCAGCCGGCCGGCGACTGCGCCACAACCGAGTCGCCGTCGCCGAGCGCGCCGACGACGCCGGAGCCGACCAAGTCTCCGGAGCCGACCAAGTCCCCCGAGGTCACCCCGTCGCCGTCGAGCACCAGCCCGACCGCGACCCCGTCGAGCACGGCCACCACGCCGAGCGAGCCGGAGGAGCCGGTGTTCCGGCTCGAGGAGACCTGCGACGAGATGACCTTCATCGTGGAGAACCCGGCGAAGGGCATCCCCTTCACCGCCACGTTCACCACCGAGAAGGGCGTCACCAAGAAGCTCGAGTCGACCCCGGGCAAGACCAGCTCGGTCAGCTTCGACGCGTACCAGGGCCTGAAGGTCACCGTCTCCTACGACGTGGTCGAGGGCTCCGAGACCATCGAGTACACCCAGCCGAAGAAGTGCGACGAGGGTGAGGGTGGCGGCCTGCCGGTCACCGGCGCCGCCACCGGTGGCATCGCCGCCGGCGCCGTCGTGCTGCTGGCCGCGGGCGCGATCCTGTTCGTGGTGGCCCGCCGCCGCCGGGTGCGCTTCACCGCCTGA
- the recG gene encoding ATP-dependent DNA helicase RecG — MTSEPSTVDTPLKKLVGEKTAKALASHLDLHTAGDLAYHFPRRYDERGEHTDIRSLDVGEQVTVLAQVQRTAVRPMRQRRGNLLEVTVGDGSGGVLTLTFFGNQAWRERELRPGRWGLFAGKVTEFRGKRQLNGPEYQLLGDSTDGEAAASEEIEEFAGALIPVYPAAAAVPTWVIARCVRVVLDTFTPPEDPLPATVRAGRNLVGIGTALREIHRPSSKEELYRARRRLKWDEAFAVQLTLVQRKHRAASWPARPRPPKPGGLLDAFDARLPYELTSGQRDVGVEIAADLATPHPMHRLLQGEVGSGKTVVALRAMLQVVDAGGQAALLAPTEVLAAQHHRGMLDLLGPLAMAGELGGADDATRVELVTGSLGAAARRRALTEVAEGRAGIVLGTHALLYEGVDFADLGLVVVDEQHRFGVEQRDALRSKADQPPHVLVMTATPIPRTVAMTVYGDLETSTLSQLPRGRSPIASHVVPAAEKPAFLDRAWRRLREEVAAGHQAYVVCPRIGEGPASEEEPPREDDNGRRPPVAVTEVAPLLAEGPLHGLRIGVLHGKLPADEKDAVMRSFADGKLDVLVATTVVEVGVNVPNATVMIVLDADRFGVSQLHQLRGRVGRGTAPGLCLLVTEAAEGSSARERLDAVASTTDGFKLAELDLEQRREGDVLGATQSGRRSHLRLLSLLRDTDLIRDARAEAITLVEEDPELDRHPALAASVAALVDEERAEYLEKG; from the coding sequence ATGACGTCCGAGCCGTCCACGGTGGACACGCCGCTGAAGAAGCTGGTCGGGGAGAAGACGGCCAAGGCCCTGGCCAGCCACCTCGACCTGCACACCGCCGGCGACCTGGCCTACCACTTCCCCCGCCGGTACGACGAGCGTGGCGAGCACACCGACATCCGGTCCCTCGACGTGGGCGAGCAGGTCACCGTGCTGGCCCAGGTGCAGCGCACGGCGGTGCGGCCGATGCGCCAGCGCCGGGGCAACCTGCTGGAGGTGACCGTCGGCGACGGCTCCGGCGGCGTGCTCACCCTGACCTTCTTCGGCAACCAGGCGTGGCGGGAGCGGGAGCTGCGCCCCGGGCGCTGGGGGCTCTTCGCCGGCAAGGTCACCGAGTTCCGGGGCAAGCGGCAGCTCAACGGCCCGGAATACCAGCTCCTCGGGGATTCCACCGACGGCGAGGCGGCGGCGAGCGAGGAGATCGAGGAGTTCGCCGGCGCGCTGATCCCGGTCTACCCGGCCGCCGCAGCCGTACCGACCTGGGTGATCGCCCGCTGCGTCCGGGTGGTGCTGGACACCTTCACCCCGCCGGAGGACCCGCTGCCGGCGACCGTGCGGGCCGGGCGCAACCTGGTCGGCATCGGCACCGCCCTGCGGGAGATCCACCGCCCCTCCAGCAAGGAGGAGCTGTACCGGGCACGCCGCCGGCTGAAGTGGGACGAGGCGTTCGCCGTCCAGCTCACCCTGGTGCAACGCAAGCACCGGGCGGCGTCCTGGCCGGCCCGGCCCCGCCCGCCGAAGCCCGGCGGGCTGCTCGACGCGTTCGACGCCCGGCTGCCGTACGAGCTGACCTCCGGGCAGCGCGACGTCGGCGTCGAGATCGCCGCCGACCTGGCCACCCCGCACCCGATGCACCGGCTGTTGCAGGGCGAGGTGGGTTCGGGCAAGACGGTGGTGGCGCTGCGGGCCATGCTCCAGGTGGTCGACGCCGGGGGGCAGGCGGCGCTGCTCGCCCCGACCGAGGTGCTCGCCGCGCAGCATCACCGGGGCATGCTCGACCTGCTCGGGCCGCTGGCGATGGCCGGGGAGCTGGGCGGGGCCGACGACGCCACCCGGGTGGAGCTGGTCACCGGTTCGCTCGGGGCGGCGGCCCGGCGGCGGGCGCTGACCGAGGTGGCCGAGGGCCGGGCCGGCATCGTGCTCGGCACCCACGCCCTGCTCTACGAGGGAGTGGACTTCGCCGACCTCGGCCTGGTGGTCGTCGACGAGCAGCACCGGTTCGGCGTCGAGCAGCGCGACGCGCTGCGGTCCAAGGCCGACCAGCCGCCGCACGTGCTGGTGATGACCGCGACCCCGATCCCGCGCACGGTGGCGATGACGGTCTACGGCGATCTGGAGACCTCCACCCTGTCCCAGCTGCCGCGGGGCCGCTCGCCGATCGCCTCGCACGTGGTGCCGGCGGCGGAGAAGCCGGCCTTCCTGGACCGGGCCTGGCGCCGGCTGCGCGAGGAGGTCGCCGCCGGCCACCAGGCGTACGTGGTGTGCCCGCGGATCGGTGAGGGGCCGGCGAGCGAGGAGGAGCCGCCCCGGGAGGACGACAACGGGCGGCGGCCGCCCGTGGCCGTGACCGAGGTCGCGCCGCTGCTCGCCGAGGGGCCGCTGCACGGGCTGCGGATCGGCGTCCTGCACGGCAAGCTGCCCGCCGACGAGAAGGACGCGGTGATGCGCTCCTTCGCCGACGGCAAACTGGACGTGCTCGTCGCCACCACCGTGGTCGAGGTCGGCGTCAACGTGCCCAACGCCACCGTGATGATCGTGCTGGACGCCGACCGGTTCGGCGTCTCCCAGCTGCACCAGCTACGCGGCCGGGTGGGTCGGGGCACCGCCCCCGGGCTCTGCCTGCTGGTGACCGAGGCGGCCGAGGGGTCCTCGGCCCGGGAACGCCTCGACGCGGTGGCTTCCACCACGGACGGTTTCAAGCTGGCCGAACTTGACCTGGAACAGCGCCGGGAGGGCGACGTGCTCGGCGCCACCCAGTCGGGTCGCCGCTCGCATTTGCGGCTGCTGTCACTGCTGCGCGACACCGACCTGATCCGCGACGCCCGCGCCGAGGCGATCACCCTGGTCGAGGAGGACCCGGAGCTGGACCGGCACCCGGCGCTGGCCGCGTCGGTCGCCGCGCTGGTGGACGAGGAACGCGCCGAGTATCTGGAAAAGGGCTGA
- a CDS encoding DAK2 domain-containing protein gives MLDTLDAAAVRRWCASGLTALRRHQGEIDELNVYPVPDGDTGTNMVLTLTSAQQALAMDLDTLPGDGATAHGHALRLMARGALLGARGNSGVILSQILRGLADALGSVPAVAGRELAVALRAAADAAYAAVARPVEGTLLTVVAAAATAAEQADSDDLRTVARAAAGEAARALARTPDQLPELARAGVVDAGGRGLCLLLDALVEVVTGESPPRPAPVTRAVRPPLTTVREAGSDEYAYEVQFLLDADHEAVARMRAELAGLGDSLVVVGDGASPAASTTWNVHVHVNDVGAAVEAGVVAGRPYRISVTRFADQTAPAPRPGPSADGRAAVVVAAGAGIAELFAGEGATVVPANPSTGELLDAIRATDAARVVVLPNDPNTQAVASAAAKEAHRLGIKVSVVPTRSPVQALAALAVRDPRRRFEDDVIAMAEAAGACRYAEVCHASREALTVAGPCRPGDVLALVEGEVHLIGADLVDTCAAVVDRMLGGGGELVTLLTGADAPDGLADAVRAHVGRRWPFVEVQAYPGGQPHYPLLVGVE, from the coding sequence GTGCTGGACACCCTCGACGCCGCCGCGGTGCGCCGCTGGTGCGCGAGTGGGCTCACCGCGCTGCGGCGGCACCAGGGTGAGATCGACGAGCTCAACGTCTACCCCGTCCCGGACGGCGACACCGGCACCAACATGGTGCTCACCCTCACCTCCGCCCAGCAGGCGCTGGCGATGGACCTCGACACCCTTCCCGGGGACGGGGCCACCGCGCACGGGCACGCGCTGCGGCTGATGGCGCGCGGGGCGCTGCTCGGCGCCCGGGGCAACTCCGGGGTGATCCTGTCGCAGATCCTGCGCGGCCTGGCCGACGCGCTCGGCTCCGTTCCGGCCGTGGCCGGCCGGGAGCTGGCCGTCGCGCTGCGCGCCGCCGCCGACGCGGCCTACGCGGCCGTCGCCCGCCCGGTGGAGGGGACACTGCTCACCGTGGTGGCGGCCGCAGCGACGGCCGCCGAGCAGGCCGACAGCGACGACCTGCGCACGGTGGCCCGGGCGGCGGCGGGCGAGGCCGCCCGCGCCCTGGCCCGCACCCCGGACCAGCTGCCCGAGCTGGCCCGGGCCGGCGTCGTCGACGCCGGCGGCCGGGGGCTCTGCCTGCTGCTCGACGCGCTGGTCGAGGTGGTCACCGGGGAGAGCCCACCCCGGCCGGCGCCGGTGACCCGGGCGGTCCGCCCGCCGCTCACCACCGTCCGCGAGGCCGGCTCCGACGAGTACGCGTACGAGGTGCAGTTCCTGCTCGACGCCGACCACGAGGCGGTGGCCCGGATGCGCGCCGAGCTGGCCGGGCTGGGCGACTCGCTGGTGGTGGTCGGCGACGGCGCCTCACCGGCGGCCTCCACCACCTGGAACGTGCACGTGCACGTCAACGACGTGGGCGCCGCGGTCGAGGCGGGCGTGGTCGCCGGCCGGCCGTACCGGATCTCGGTGACCCGCTTCGCCGACCAGACCGCGCCGGCGCCCCGGCCCGGCCCGTCCGCCGACGGCCGGGCGGCCGTGGTGGTCGCCGCCGGCGCGGGCATCGCGGAGCTCTTCGCCGGCGAGGGCGCCACCGTCGTGCCGGCCAACCCGTCCACCGGCGAGCTGCTGGACGCGATCCGCGCCACCGACGCGGCCCGCGTGGTGGTGCTCCCCAACGACCCGAACACCCAGGCCGTGGCGAGTGCCGCCGCGAAGGAGGCGCACCGGCTGGGCATCAAGGTCAGCGTGGTGCCGACCCGCTCCCCGGTGCAGGCGCTGGCCGCGCTCGCGGTGCGCGATCCCCGGCGGCGCTTCGAGGACGACGTGATCGCGATGGCCGAGGCCGCCGGCGCCTGCCGGTACGCCGAGGTCTGCCACGCCAGCCGGGAGGCGCTCACCGTGGCCGGCCCCTGCCGCCCCGGCGACGTGCTGGCGCTGGTGGAGGGGGAGGTGCACCTGATCGGCGCCGACCTGGTCGACACCTGCGCCGCGGTGGTCGACCGGATGCTGGGCGGCGGTGGTGAGCTGGTCACCCTGCTCACCGGCGCGGACGCCCCGGACGGTCTCGCCGACGCGGTGCGCGCGCACGTCGGCCGGCGCTGGCCGTTCGTCGAGGTGCAGGCTTACCCGGGCGGCCAGCCGCACTATCCGCTCCTGGTGGGGGTCGAATGA
- the rpmB gene encoding 50S ribosomal protein L28, which translates to MASVCDVCGKGPGFGHNVSHSHRRTNRRWNPNIQSVRTPAGGGNTKKMQVCTSCIKAGKVTRA; encoded by the coding sequence GTGGCTAGCGTGTGCGACGTCTGTGGCAAGGGACCGGGCTTCGGCCACAACGTGTCCCACTCGCACCGGCGGACCAACCGCCGCTGGAACCCGAACATCCAGTCGGTGCGTACCCCGGCCGGTGGCGGTAACACCAAGAAGATGCAGGTCTGCACCTCGTGCATCAAGGCCGGCAAGGTCACCCGCGCCTGA
- a CDS encoding ATP-grasp domain-containing protein, which produces MDLDLGRDELIFIGAALGMLRWLDERLPPGAVVLVEEPDVIHRRGVAALAADLPVVSRVVPAEYQTGVDVDALLAREPRLAAARLVVPGIEYAVPAAARLADRLGLPGAGPEAAEIFADKHRMRQVAAGAGLPNPAYELVGTPERAAAFAERFGGRCVLKPTRRSGSLGVQLITEPAAIASAWATTATPEEPPEATDRGLPTEVLVEQLVVGPEHSVELLVTDGEVCFANVTDKRVLPGPRPVETGHTVPSALPPAARAELVQVASRLAAAAGFRTGVLHSEWIVADGVPTLVECAARLPGDMITALVSVAYDCGFIPAYLRLLRGERPALPARPAGAAAVEFLLAPPGTVTAVTGVRAALRAPGVLSAQVDVAVGDTLGEVVSSARRSGLVLAWGDDPAEATRAARHAAGLVEISVG; this is translated from the coding sequence GTGGACCTGGACCTGGGCCGCGACGAGCTGATCTTCATCGGGGCCGCGCTCGGCATGCTGCGCTGGCTCGACGAGCGGCTACCGCCCGGCGCCGTCGTGCTGGTCGAGGAGCCCGACGTCATCCACCGCCGGGGCGTCGCGGCGCTCGCGGCCGACCTGCCCGTCGTCTCGCGGGTGGTGCCCGCCGAGTACCAGACCGGGGTGGACGTCGACGCGCTGCTGGCCCGGGAACCGCGGCTGGCCGCCGCGCGGCTGGTGGTGCCCGGCATCGAGTACGCCGTCCCTGCCGCCGCCCGCCTGGCCGATCGGCTCGGCCTGCCCGGCGCCGGCCCGGAGGCCGCCGAGATCTTCGCCGACAAGCACCGGATGCGGCAGGTCGCCGCCGGGGCCGGGCTGCCCAACCCGGCGTACGAGCTCGTCGGCACGCCCGAGCGGGCCGCGGCCTTCGCGGAGCGCTTCGGCGGCCGGTGCGTGCTGAAGCCGACCCGGCGCTCCGGCAGCCTGGGCGTGCAGCTGATCACCGAACCGGCGGCGATCGCCTCGGCCTGGGCGACGACCGCCACGCCGGAGGAGCCGCCTGAGGCCACCGACCGGGGCCTGCCCACCGAGGTGCTGGTCGAGCAGTTGGTCGTCGGCCCGGAGCACAGCGTCGAGCTGCTGGTCACCGACGGCGAGGTGTGCTTCGCCAACGTCACCGACAAGCGGGTGCTGCCCGGCCCCCGACCGGTCGAGACCGGTCACACCGTGCCGTCCGCCCTGCCCCCGGCCGCCCGGGCCGAGCTGGTCCAGGTGGCCAGCCGGCTGGCGGCGGCGGCCGGGTTCCGCACCGGGGTGCTGCACAGCGAGTGGATCGTCGCCGACGGGGTGCCGACCCTGGTGGAGTGCGCCGCCCGACTGCCCGGTGACATGATCACCGCGCTGGTCTCGGTCGCGTACGACTGTGGGTTCATCCCCGCGTACCTGCGGCTGCTGCGCGGCGAACGGCCCGCGCTGCCGGCCCGGCCGGCGGGCGCGGCGGCGGTGGAGTTCCTGCTCGCCCCGCCCGGCACGGTGACCGCCGTGACCGGCGTGCGCGCCGCGCTGCGGGCGCCCGGGGTGCTCAGCGCGCAGGTGGACGTCGCGGTCGGCGACACCCTCGGCGAGGTGGTCTCCTCGGCCCGGCGCAGCGGTCTGGTGCTGGCCTGGGGCGACGACCCCGCCGAGGCGACCCGGGCCGCCCGGCACGCGGCGGGGCTGGTGGAGATCAGCGTCGGCTGA
- a CDS encoding GNAT family N-acetyltransferase: MSEIEIRALAFDSPVARSLIRAALADLGQRYGGSGDETPVDAAEFVPPQGAFLVAYLDGEPVGCGGWRSHGDDTAELKRMYTAPTARGRGVARAVLAAVEESARYHGRKRMILECGDKQPEAIAMYTSAGYERIPNFGFYADAPGCLSFGRTL; this comes from the coding sequence GTGAGTGAGATCGAGATTCGCGCGCTGGCCTTCGACTCGCCGGTGGCGCGGTCGCTGATCCGCGCGGCCCTCGCCGACCTGGGCCAGCGGTACGGCGGCAGCGGCGACGAGACGCCGGTCGACGCGGCCGAGTTCGTCCCACCGCAGGGCGCCTTCCTGGTCGCGTACCTCGACGGCGAACCGGTCGGCTGCGGCGGCTGGCGCAGCCACGGCGACGACACCGCCGAGCTGAAGCGGATGTACACCGCCCCGACCGCCCGGGGCCGCGGGGTGGCCCGCGCCGTGCTGGCCGCCGTCGAGGAGTCCGCCCGCTACCACGGGCGCAAGCGGATGATCCTGGAGTGCGGCGACAAGCAGCCCGAGGCGATCGCCATGTACACCTCGGCCGGGTACGAGCGGATCCCCAACTTCGGCTTCTACGCCGACGCGCCGGGCTGCCTCTCCTTCGGCCGTACCCTCTGA